In the Aliarcobacter cryaerophilus genome, one interval contains:
- the rnc gene encoding ribonuclease III, with protein MSDYSKLEKCLDYQFKNKNLIIEALTHKSFKKPYNNERLEFLGDAVLNLIVGEYLYTKFPKSNEGELSKIRASLVNETGFTKLANEINLGDYIFISNAEERNKGRTKSSILSDAFEAIMGAIYLESGLETLKPIILNLLENCYDKINLDVLFSDYKTALQEITQAKFASIPEYVVEGSYGPDHKKEFEVSIWIDGKNFGKASGKSKKLAQQAAAKIAIAKLSEEEN; from the coding sequence AGTTTAAAAATAAAAACCTGATAATCGAAGCACTTACACATAAAAGTTTCAAAAAACCATACAACAATGAAAGATTAGAGTTTCTAGGTGATGCTGTTTTAAACTTAATTGTAGGGGAATATTTATATACAAAATTTCCAAAATCAAATGAGGGTGAACTATCTAAAATAAGAGCTAGTTTGGTAAATGAAACTGGATTTACAAAGTTAGCAAATGAGATAAATTTAGGAGATTATATATTTATCTCAAACGCTGAAGAGAGAAACAAAGGACGAACAAAATCTTCTATACTTTCAGATGCATTTGAAGCAATAATGGGCGCAATATATCTAGAGAGTGGTTTAGAAACACTAAAACCTATCATTTTAAATCTACTTGAAAATTGTTATGATAAAATCAATTTAGATGTTTTATTTAGTGATTATAAAACAGCCTTACAAGAGATAACTCAAGCAAAATTTGCATCAATTCCTGAATATGTTGTTGAAGGTTCATATGGACCTGACCACAAAAAAGAGTTTGAAGTATCTATTTGGATTGATGGTAAAAATTTTGGAAAAGCTAGTGGAAAAAGTAAAAAATTAGCTCAACAAGCAGCTGCAAAAATTGCTATTGCTAAATTAAGTGAGGAAGAGAATTGA
- the aroC gene encoding chorismate synthase, with protein sequence MNSFGHRFRFTTFGESHGKALGCIVDGVPAGIKIDEEFIQAEMNRRKPGQNEFATKRSEGDVVEILSGVFEGYSTGTSIAMIIFNENQKSSDYSNIKDLFRPGHADFTYFNKYGIRDYRGGGRSSARETAARVAAGAIAKLLLNELNIDIKSGICEIDGIKADNFNFENARNSEIFALDSNVEDAQKNAILKAKNSHNSVGGVALINVKNCPVGLGEPIYHKLDAQIANAMMSINAVKAVEIGDGILASRVLGFDNNDQIRKSGFKTNHSGGILGGISNGDDINVKVYFKATPSIFIEQDTVDIYGNEVECKLKGRHDPCVAIRGSVVAESMMALVLADMLLLNMSSKVENIKKVYAK encoded by the coding sequence TTGAATAGTTTTGGACATAGATTTAGATTTACAACATTTGGTGAATCACATGGAAAAGCCCTTGGTTGTATAGTTGATGGTGTTCCAGCTGGAATAAAAATTGATGAAGAGTTTATTCAAGCTGAAATGAATAGAAGAAAACCAGGACAAAATGAGTTTGCAACAAAAAGATCTGAAGGTGATGTAGTTGAGATTTTAAGTGGTGTTTTTGAAGGTTATTCAACAGGAACTTCAATTGCTATGATTATTTTTAATGAAAATCAAAAATCAAGTGACTACTCAAATATAAAAGATTTATTCAGACCAGGACATGCTGATTTTACATATTTTAATAAATATGGGATTAGAGATTATAGAGGTGGAGGAAGAAGCTCAGCTCGTGAAACAGCAGCTAGAGTTGCAGCTGGAGCTATTGCAAAACTTCTATTAAATGAATTAAATATTGATATAAAAAGTGGAATTTGTGAGATAGATGGTATAAAAGCAGATAATTTTAACTTTGAAAATGCTAGAAATTCAGAAATTTTTGCACTTGATTCAAATGTTGAAGATGCTCAAAAAAATGCTATTTTAAAAGCCAAAAACTCTCATAATAGTGTTGGTGGGGTTGCACTTATTAATGTAAAAAATTGTCCAGTTGGACTTGGTGAACCAATTTATCATAAATTAGATGCACAAATAGCAAATGCAATGATGAGTATAAATGCTGTAAAAGCTGTTGAAATTGGTGATGGTATTTTAGCATCTAGAGTTTTGGGATTTGATAACAATGACCAAATAAGAAAATCTGGATTTAAAACAAACCATAGTGGTGGAATTTTGGGAGGAATCTCAAATGGTGATGATATAAATGTAAAGGTATATTTCAAAGCAACTCCATCTATTTTTATAGAGCAAGATACAGTTGATATTTATGGAAATGAAGTAGAGTGTAAACTAAAAGGAAGACATGATCCTTGTGTTGCTATAAGAGGAAGTGTTGTTGCTGAATCCATGATGGCATTAGTTCTTGCTGATATGCTCTTATTAAATATGTCATCAAAAGTAGAAAATATCAAAAAAGTTTATGCGAAATAG
- a CDS encoding M15 family metallopeptidase — protein sequence MRNRVLFLLLLSLNLFANENLAKRLILAYPLFLEKYEDNFIYFKDGSKLQFSTNNKDLSYEEIIQNSSLENQMSMKYIKIYENKNYIPAKNEDAGRFRNEEFFKKIYGKNRQEIEKNLVKIKWLEKSQNKTLWVTKINGIDKKLIEISKELDNLPKEFKKYIVNPDGVYNFRKISVTNRLSTHSFAIAIDLNKEYSNYWLWDKKGKNIEYKNKIPLEIVKIFEKHGFIWGGRWYHYDTMHFEYRPELLLD from the coding sequence ATGCGAAATAGAGTTTTATTTCTACTTTTACTATCTTTAAACCTTTTTGCAAATGAAAATCTTGCAAAAAGGTTAATTCTTGCTTATCCTCTTTTTTTAGAAAAATATGAAGATAATTTTATATATTTCAAAGATGGTTCAAAACTACAATTTTCTACAAATAATAAAGATTTAAGCTATGAAGAAATAATTCAAAATAGCTCTTTAGAAAATCAAATGAGTATGAAATATATAAAAATATATGAAAATAAAAACTATATCCCAGCAAAAAATGAGGATGCTGGAAGATTTAGAAATGAAGAGTTTTTCAAAAAAATATATGGTAAAAATAGACAAGAAATAGAAAAAAATCTTGTAAAAATAAAGTGGCTAGAAAAAAGTCAAAATAAAACTTTATGGGTCACAAAAATCAATGGTATAGATAAAAAATTAATAGAAATAAGTAAAGAGCTAGATAACCTACCAAAAGAGTTTAAAAAATATATAGTAAATCCAGATGGAGTTTATAATTTTAGAAAAATTAGTGTTACAAATAGGCTTAGCACCCATAGTTTTGCAATAGCTATTGATTTAAATAAAGAGTATTCAAACTATTGGCTTTGGGATAAAAAAGGAAAAAATATTGAGTATAAAAACAAAATTCCTCTTGAAATTGTAAAAATATTTGAGAAACATGGTTTTATTTGGGGAGGGCGATGGTATCATTATGATACCATGCACTTTGAGTATAGACCTGAGTTACTTTTAGATTAA
- the ppk2 gene encoding polyphosphate kinase 2, with protein sequence MNFEKFYEKSRRANANMSLDEFIEKLKEANGSFVSDLHSKFIYRTKDDILKPYQVELIKLQAHLEKHNEKMIILMEGRDASGKGGAIRRITRYMNEKHYRVVALGKPSDVQKTQWYFQRYVEQFPKGGEIVIFDRSWYNRAMVEPVFGFCTQKEYDVFMRSVQRFEEDLIDHGFHFLKIYLSVSKEEQARRFEEREENPLKQWKLSEIDMQMQSRWEEFTQKKYDMLKYTNTPKSPWTIIRSDSKFLARLNSIKVILNSIPYEGRDERLDFSVDSDIVITAEKELEIMDYKKNSGITQGLI encoded by the coding sequence ATGAATTTCGAAAAGTTTTATGAAAAAAGTCGTAGAGCAAATGCAAATATGAGTTTAGATGAGTTCATTGAAAAATTAAAAGAGGCAAATGGTAGTTTTGTAAGTGATTTGCACTCAAAATTTATATATAGAACAAAAGATGATATATTAAAACCTTATCAAGTAGAGCTTATAAAGCTTCAAGCACATCTTGAAAAGCATAATGAAAAGATGATTATACTTATGGAAGGAAGAGATGCTTCTGGAAAAGGTGGAGCTATTAGAAGAATTACTAGATATATGAATGAAAAGCATTATAGAGTAGTAGCTCTTGGAAAGCCTTCAGATGTTCAAAAAACACAATGGTATTTTCAAAGATATGTAGAGCAATTTCCAAAAGGTGGAGAGATAGTAATATTTGATAGAAGTTGGTACAATCGTGCAATGGTTGAGCCTGTTTTTGGATTTTGTACACAAAAAGAGTATGATGTTTTTATGAGAAGTGTTCAAAGATTTGAAGAGGATTTAATTGATCATGGATTTCATTTTTTAAAAATTTATCTATCTGTATCAAAAGAAGAGCAAGCAAGAAGATTTGAAGAGAGAGAAGAAAATCCTCTAAAACAGTGGAAACTAAGTGAAATTGATATGCAGATGCAAAGTAGGTGGGAAGAGTTTACCCAAAAAAAATATGATATGTTAAAGTACACAAATACTCCAAAATCACCTTGGACAATTATAAGAAGTGATAGTAAATTTTTGGCTAGACTTAACTCTATAAAAGTTATTTTAAACTCAATTCCTTATGAAGGAAGAGACGAAAGGTTAGATTTCTCAGTTGATAGTGATATTGTGATTACTGCTGAAAAAGAGCTTGAAATTATGGATTATAAGAAAAATTCAGGAATCACTCAAGGTTTAATCTAA
- a CDS encoding MTH1187 family thiamine-binding protein: MSVLMSLAMFPTDTKGSKSKEVAQVLEVIKSSGLDYQLTSMNTIVEAKTLKELLDLLNLCYLKLEELGCNRVYAVANFDIRTSGENRIETKIKSVEKHIGKVSK, translated from the coding sequence ATGTCAGTTTTAATGAGTTTAGCAATGTTTCCAACAGATACAAAAGGAAGTAAAAGCAAAGAAGTAGCACAAGTTTTAGAAGTTATAAAAAGTAGTGGATTAGATTATCAATTAACATCTATGAATACAATTGTTGAAGCAAAAACTCTAAAAGAGCTATTAGATTTATTAAATCTTTGTTATTTAAAACTTGAAGAGTTAGGATGTAATAGAGTATATGCAGTTGCTAATTTTGATATAAGAACAAGTGGTGAAAATAGAATAGAAACAAAAATCAAATCAGTTGAAAAGCATATAGGAAAAGTTTCTAAATAG
- a CDS encoding bifunctional methionine sulfoxide reductase B/A protein, whose amino-acid sequence MKYNNLTEDEKYIIEQKGTEYPFSGIYNDFYEEGVYLCKKCNAPLYKSEDKFKSSCGWPSFDDEIVGAIKKVPDIDGRRVEIVCQKCGGHLGHIFEGEGFTSKNIRHCVNSLSLNFKSKKENFKKAYFAAGCFWGVEFLFQKQIGVLEVVSGYMGGDIENPTYEIVCGGFSGHLEVVEVIFDESIVSYETLAKLFFEIHDFTQTNGQGPDIGTQYLSAIFYCEENQKNIAEELIEQLKKKAYKVATTLRPKVKFYKAESYHQNYYNKSGKTPYCHSYRKVF is encoded by the coding sequence ATGAAATATAATAATTTAACAGAAGATGAGAAGTATATAATAGAGCAAAAAGGTACAGAATATCCATTTAGTGGTATTTATAATGATTTTTATGAAGAGGGAGTTTATCTTTGTAAAAAATGTAATGCACCTTTGTATAAAAGTGAAGATAAGTTCAAATCATCTTGTGGATGGCCAAGTTTTGACGATGAGATAGTTGGTGCTATTAAAAAAGTTCCAGATATTGATGGAAGAAGAGTTGAGATTGTTTGTCAAAAATGTGGTGGACATTTAGGACATATTTTTGAAGGAGAGGGTTTTACTTCAAAAAATATAAGACATTGTGTAAATTCTCTATCTTTGAATTTTAAATCAAAAAAAGAAAATTTTAAAAAAGCATATTTTGCAGCTGGTTGTTTTTGGGGAGTAGAATTTTTATTTCAAAAACAAATAGGAGTTTTAGAAGTAGTTTCAGGATATATGGGTGGAGATATAGAAAATCCTACATATGAGATAGTTTGTGGTGGTTTTAGTGGACATTTAGAAGTTGTAGAAGTTATTTTTGATGAAAGTATTGTAAGTTATGAAACTTTGGCAAAACTTTTTTTTGAAATTCATGATTTTACTCAAACAAATGGACAAGGTCCAGATATAGGAACTCAATATTTAAGTGCAATTTTTTATTGTGAAGAAAATCAAAAAAATATAGCAGAAGAGTTAATTGAACAATTAAAGAAAAAAGCTTACAAAGTTGCTACAACTTTAAGACCAAAAGTTAAATTTTATAAAGCAGAGAGTTATCATCAAAACTATTATAATAAGAGTGGAAAAACTCCATATTGTCATAGTTATAGAAAAGTTTTTTAA
- a CDS encoding DsrE family protein: MKENLLIVWTNGDIEVANNFPLLYSSVILDRQYWKTAHLMLWGPSILLVKETFIQEKLKHILSTGVTMSACIVCVEDYGARAELEKLGIEITHTGEFLTNALKDETFSVLTI; the protein is encoded by the coding sequence ATGAAAGAGAATTTACTTATCGTTTGGACCAATGGAGATATTGAAGTTGCAAATAACTTTCCACTTCTATATTCAAGTGTAATTTTAGATAGACAATATTGGAAAACAGCACATTTAATGCTTTGGGGACCATCAATTTTACTCGTAAAAGAGACTTTTATTCAAGAAAAACTAAAACATATTTTAAGCACAGGTGTAACAATGAGTGCTTGTATAGTTTGTGTAGAAGATTATGGTGCAAGAGCTGAATTAGAAAAACTTGGTATTGAAATAACTCATACTGGTGAATTTTTAACAAACGCCTTAAAAGATGAAACTTTTTCTGTTTTAACTATTTAA
- the bioA gene encoding adenosylmethionine--8-amino-7-oxononanoate transaminase, whose amino-acid sequence MNYLEIDKNHLWHPYNSLPSKSPILGVKKTKNCKIFLENGEILIDGMSSWWSAILGYNNKKIYKSLKKQAKIMPHIMFGGLTHSPASILAKKLVEITGLNSVFLCDSGSVSVEVALKTAILYQKAKGKEKFKFLALKNAYHGDTLGAMSVCDPENSMHSLYGDYLSSNIFVEAPGLGFEADFSKALEDLEKTLKINHEKIAGFILEPVVQGAGGMRIYNPKYLEKVRELCTKYDILMILDEIATGFGHTGEMFAFLHTNIKPDILTIGKGLTGGTLTMAAMITSKDISDAISNSDIKVLMHGPTFMANPLACSVANAAIDELLSYDWRKKILKIEKIFKKDLEKVKDSFLVKDIRNIGAIGVIELKDDIYASQLQDYCVKNGVWLRPFGKLFYSIVAYTISKKELKKITKTMIEAIKYLEELS is encoded by the coding sequence TTGAATTATTTAGAAATAGATAAAAACCATCTTTGGCATCCTTATAACTCTTTACCATCAAAAAGTCCAATTTTGGGCGTTAAAAAAACAAAAAATTGCAAAATTTTTTTGGAAAACGGTGAGATTTTAATTGATGGAATGAGCTCATGGTGGAGTGCAATTTTAGGTTATAACAATAAAAAGATATATAAATCTTTGAAAAAGCAAGCAAAAATTATGCCTCATATTATGTTTGGAGGTTTAACTCATTCTCCAGCTTCAATCCTAGCCAAAAAGCTTGTAGAAATAACTGGTTTAAACTCTGTATTTTTATGTGATAGTGGCTCTGTTTCAGTAGAAGTTGCATTAAAAACAGCAATTTTGTATCAAAAAGCAAAAGGCAAAGAGAAGTTTAAATTTTTAGCTTTAAAAAATGCTTATCACGGAGATACATTAGGAGCTATGAGTGTTTGTGATCCTGAAAATTCAATGCACTCTTTATATGGTGACTATTTAAGTTCTAATATTTTTGTAGAGGCTCCAGGATTGGGATTTGAAGCAGATTTTAGTAAAGCTTTAGAAGATTTAGAGAAAACTTTAAAAATAAATCATGAAAAAATTGCAGGATTTATTCTTGAACCAGTTGTGCAAGGTGCAGGTGGAATGAGGATATATAATCCCAAATATTTAGAAAAAGTAAGAGAACTTTGTACAAAATATGATATTTTGATGATTTTAGATGAGATTGCAACTGGTTTTGGACATACAGGAGAGATGTTTGCTTTTTTACATACAAATATAAAACCAGATATTTTAACTATTGGAAAAGGTCTTACTGGTGGAACTTTGACAATGGCCGCAATGATTACATCTAAAGATATAAGTGATGCTATTTCAAATAGTGATATTAAAGTTTTAATGCATGGACCAACATTTATGGCAAATCCACTAGCATGTAGTGTTGCAAATGCAGCTATTGATGAGCTTTTAAGTTATGATTGGAGAAAAAAAATTTTAAAAATTGAGAAAATTTTTAAAAAAGATTTAGAAAAAGTAAAAGATAGCTTTTTAGTAAAAGATATAAGAAATATTGGAGCAATTGGAGTAATAGAGCTAAAAGATGATATTTATGCTTCACAACTTCAAGATTATTGTGTAAAAAATGGAGTTTGGCTTCGTCCTTTTGGAAAACTTTTTTACTCTATCGTTGCATATACAATATCAAAAAAAGAGCTAAAAAAAATCACAAAAACCATGATAGAAGCAATAAAATATCTAGAAGAACTCTCTTAA
- a CDS encoding ABC transporter substrate-binding protein: MRLFLNLKLLFLLIFLNTNLYSKDLTKVTIQLSWFDQFQFAGYYMAKEQGFYKDAGLDVEILPFSLGMNIPKMVNDGDVDFAIGRENLILEKAKYPKIIALAAIFQATPLVLLTTKDSGIDTFKKFENKKLMRTKDDVSEVSLKAMLSASKIDLKSITQVEHSHNIYDLIEKRVDIISAYTSKAPYILQKEQIKYNIFYPKDYGFDMYSDFLITNIDKYNNDYNIVEKFKKASLKGWEYAYSNIEQSVDIIFEKYNTQNISKDELIFEANELKKLSYLNNNKLGDIKQEKVQRIYDLYNVMGYINSEFKIDNFIGYDKKNRLEKWLYSKFEEHFNLAFLSKLILIIFIITAIFVYRQYFIIKLNKRLKNLVNIKTNRLKIMNKKLATRIKKELDKHQEKDRILAQQQKMVAMGQMIENIAHQWRQPLSVISTSASGLKLKKQLNILEDEDFIKSIEQIVDTAKYLSDTIDDFRYFFKPQKDKTKFSLVKNIEKSLSFLETVLKENSIKVEFEYEDIDITAYETELMQVFINIISNSKDAFIEKKIKDRVIFISIKNFPNRILIEIKDNAGGVEDDILDKVFEPYFTTKHQYSGTGIGLYMSNQIIKTHLNGDIFMKNCSFKYKNIEQKGVITTIILTKNIFEEIKN; this comes from the coding sequence TTGAGACTTTTTTTAAATCTTAAACTTCTTTTTTTATTAATCTTTTTAAATACAAACTTATATTCAAAAGATTTAACAAAAGTTACAATTCAACTATCTTGGTTTGATCAGTTTCAATTTGCTGGTTATTATATGGCAAAAGAGCAAGGTTTTTACAAAGATGCTGGACTTGATGTAGAGATTTTACCATTTTCTTTAGGTATGAATATCCCAAAAATGGTAAATGATGGAGATGTAGATTTTGCAATAGGAAGAGAAAATCTAATTCTTGAAAAAGCAAAATATCCAAAAATTATAGCCCTTGCAGCAATTTTTCAAGCAACTCCTTTAGTACTTTTAACAACAAAAGATTCAGGAATAGATACATTTAAAAAGTTTGAAAATAAAAAACTTATGAGAACAAAAGATGATGTAAGTGAAGTTTCATTAAAAGCTATGTTGTCAGCTAGTAAAATAGATTTAAAAAGTATAACTCAAGTAGAACACTCACACAATATTTATGACTTGATAGAAAAAAGAGTTGATATTATCTCTGCATATACATCAAAAGCACCATATATATTACAAAAAGAGCAAATAAAATATAATATTTTTTATCCAAAAGATTATGGCTTTGATATGTATAGTGATTTTTTAATTACAAATATTGATAAATATAACAATGATTATAATATTGTTGAAAAATTTAAAAAAGCATCTTTAAAAGGATGGGAATATGCTTATAGTAATATAGAACAAAGTGTTGATATTATTTTTGAAAAATATAATACTCAAAATATTTCAAAAGATGAGCTTATTTTTGAAGCAAATGAGTTAAAGAAGTTATCATATTTAAATAATAATAAATTAGGAGATATTAAACAAGAAAAAGTTCAAAGAATATATGACTTATACAATGTTATGGGATATATAAATAGTGAATTTAAAATAGACAATTTTATAGGATATGATAAAAAAAATAGATTAGAAAAATGGTTATATTCTAAGTTTGAAGAGCATTTTAATTTAGCATTTTTATCAAAACTTATATTAATTATTTTTATTATTACAGCTATTTTCGTATATAGACAATATTTTATAATAAAGTTAAATAAAAGATTAAAAAACCTTGTAAATATAAAAACAAATAGATTAAAAATAATGAATAAAAAGCTTGCAACAAGGATAAAAAAAGAGTTAGATAAGCATCAAGAAAAAGATAGAATTTTGGCTCAACAACAAAAAATGGTAGCAATGGGACAAATGATAGAAAATATAGCTCATCAGTGGAGACAACCACTTTCTGTTATTAGTACAAGTGCTAGTGGGTTAAAATTAAAAAAACAGTTAAATATTTTAGAAGATGAAGATTTTATCAAAAGTATAGAGCAAATAGTAGATACTGCAAAATATCTATCTGATACAATAGATGATTTTAGATATTTTTTTAAACCGCAAAAAGATAAAACAAAGTTTAGCTTGGTAAAAAATATTGAAAAAAGCTTGAGTTTTTTAGAGACAGTTTTAAAAGAAAACTCTATTAAAGTTGAGTTTGAATATGAAGATATTGATATTACTGCATATGAAACAGAGCTTATGCAAGTTTTTATAAATATTATAAGTAACTCAAAAGATGCTTTTATTGAGAAAAAAATTAAAGATAGAGTTATTTTTATATCAATAAAAAACTTTCCAAATAGGATTTTAATAGAGATAAAAGATAATGCAGGTGGAGTAGAAGATGATATTTTAGATAAAGTATTTGAACCATATTTCACTACAAAACACCAATATAGTGGAACAGGAATAGGACTTTATATGTCAAATCAGATTATAAAGACTCATTTAAATGGAGATATTTTTATGAAAAATTGTAGTTTTAAATATAAAAATATTGAACAAAAAGGTGTTATTACAACAATTATTTTAACTAAAAATATATTTGAAGAGATAAAAAATTGA